In Rutidosis leptorrhynchoides isolate AG116_Rl617_1_P2 chromosome 2, CSIRO_AGI_Rlap_v1, whole genome shotgun sequence, one genomic interval encodes:
- the LOC139891622 gene encoding late embryogenesis abundant protein At1g64065-like: MNTHSNKYHIHFKSHMADPESQMTPLAPAVVKSDEIAYTATAKLHKSKHQKSSKFLVYVLAVIVSLGTIFLIISSVFLRVINPKLRITSVSIQNLQYDNANSTSSPLNITMLTDVTVINRNFGSYEFEHCNAVVLGRIGTTGGGTISGGLVGGRTSKSMSTVIRIRSENLNVSNGDRTDVMEIRNYALMTGRVRVWKIVNRRKTIEMNCTVNVNLISRLVIDTLCA, from the coding sequence ATGAACACACACTCAAACAAATATCACATCCACTTCAAATCACACATGGCAGATCCAGAGAGCCAAATGACACCGCTAGCTCCGGCCGTCGTAAAAAGCGACGAAATCGCCTACACCGCCACCGCAAAATTACACAAATCAAAGCATCAAAAAAGCAGCAAGTTTCTGGTATACGTACTCGCCGTTATCGTCTCTCTAGGCACAATCTTCTTAATCATCTCTTCCGTATTTCTACGCGTAATCAATCCTAAGCTCCGTATCACCTCCGTTTCAATTCAAAATCTACAATACGACAACGCGAATTCAACGTCGTCGCCGTTAAACATCACGATGTTGACGGACGTAACGGTGATTAACAGAAACTTCGGCAGCTATGAATTTGAGCACTGTAACGCTGTCGTTTTAGGCCGAATTGGTACTACTGGTGGCGGAACTATTTCCGGCGGTCTCGTTGGAGGTAGAACGAGTAAATCGATGAGTACTGTTATAAGAATTAGGTCAGAGAATTTGAATGTTAGTAATGGTGATCGTACGGATGTGATGGAGATTAGAAATTATGCGTTGATGACTGGTAGAGTTCGTGTTTGGAAGATTGTTAATCGGAGAAAAACGATTGAGATGAATTGTACGGTGAATGTGAATTTGATTAGTCGATTGGTTATAGATACGTTATGCGCATGA